The Carassius gibelio isolate Cgi1373 ecotype wild population from Czech Republic chromosome B11, carGib1.2-hapl.c, whole genome shotgun sequence genomic sequence tggactatccatGTGGATGTGTCAAATTTTACTAACGACCAATTCTGCAGACACAGATTCCATGTGGGCCTGCTAATgacctaaaaataaacatttcagatTGGTTGGACGATTTTTATTGCTTCCTCTGCAACTATTGAGTAAAACCCAGTCAACTGAAAAACCAACTGAATTAAGGTGTCAAACAAGAAAGTAGAAGTGCAAGCAAACACAGGCTCAGAGACCGAAGGGTTGGTGAGGTGAAGGGTTGGTCAAACAGAAACTCAGGTCTTTAGGTGAAATAACAAACATTCACAGGGACAAATGCAACCTGCAGTGTAGAACTGCTACAAGACTGCCCTCATCTGGGCAAACTGAGCAAGAGCTTAACTTCCATgagaattttacttttttttttttttgacaaaacagCTCAAGTGACATCTTAAGCAAGAGAGAACATGTACAATACACTTTCTGTGCACGTGCCCAGATTAGAGCCAAGGAGGAACTGGAAACTAAGTATGACATTGTTTGAGAAAACTGTCCTCAGAATGGTAGCCTGAGCAGTTACTGTCCTGTTGAGTGCTGTTAGCATGCCTCTAGCATGAATTCTGTGACCAAGCAAGGCCACAAGCAACTGGTGAAGGTAGATGTGACACTGTGGGTAATCTGTAATAGTGTTGGGTTAGTGTTGGCATCAAAGTTGATCGAggccattaagaaaaaaaaaaaacctctttatTTACTCTTTAAACAGTATTATGCATTAATTGATGAGAGAGACTCATTAAGTAATGGCAATTTCAGATGTCCTTTATTAATGGCACAAATCATTTCACAGGATTGTATTAAGCCATTTAAACTCAAGACGTTGTACGGGTAAGAATGGCACCAAATTGCAGCCATACGTTAAGTTTAGAATTAACTTTTTATGATACAATTGTTGcagtacaaaataaatacactgaCATAAAGAATAATGATTCTTGCAAATAAACTGAGCAGCAAATTAATGAACCATTTTACCTTTGTCTGCTCTTAACACTAACAATGAAATAAAGACTATGAACTTTTATGTCTAAAGCAACATATCGGTACTTAAAGCAAAAAACTATATATTCAACCCATCATTGTAAACatccacatttttattttcaaacccAAAGTGCAAATAATGATAGTAACAAATATCTGTGGAAATGAGACAAATTTCACTCCCAATAGATGAGTCTAACGGTAGCAGTctccaaagcaaacaaacaaacaaaaaaaaagtaggaaaaaagaaaacagcaaaagCTAATCCTTTAGTATTGGTGAAACAAGATACATATTTATGACGTCACTTAAGAGATCGGGAAACTTGTCATTTCTGTGGAGCAAGAGGTAACTAAAGGAAGCAGCAAACATCTGGGAAAGAGTGGGGCGTTAGAAAGAGAGAGGTTTAAAATATACAGCACTTCCGTTTTCGCTGCGTTTCAGGAGGTTCGAGGGCAGCTAGGATAGCTTCATCAAATACATTCTTCAGACCTCGCTATGAACACAGAAGGGAAGGGAAACAGAATAAAGCACCAATGTTAGCAGTTACagaaaacagatgagaaagagagagaagaggtgAGATATAAAGAGAGGAACTAGCACATTTCAAAAGAGAACAACAGCTAGTGAGGAAGAGAAGCTGCTTGTAGAAGCTCCTGTTGCACGGAAATAACCTCTAAGTAGTAATTCTACAGATGCAGATGCCACACAGGCCAATGGGTGATACTAACAAATGTCAATGGGTAAATTAGTGTGGCAggcttaaaaataattaaataaagtgctaaacaaacagaataaaagaatagctactttaaaatacatttttgttcttaTTGTGAAACCGCAAATTCTTTGTCATACCAATAACCCAATTAGATAAGAATCACCCATGCAGTTACATAAATTATATTCTAGGAAGCATCTAGAAGAAGTGCTCGTCAATGACCGATCAACCTCTAATCACAAACCAAAGGagaattttcaaaaacaaaaaaaatcaaaccaaGTCACCAAGTCTCTGAGCCTCTGACCGCATGCTATGAAGATTCCACTTTCTTGTTAACGTAAAGAGTACatcaattgaaataaataaatacaaaacacacCTGGAAGAATTTGTTTCATAAATCAAATGTCAAATCTTAATCCTATTTCATCAGGACACTTATTCTAACCACTGAGAATGACGTGAAAACATTGAAATCTAACAGAAGAGGATATTTTGGCATGTTAAATGACCAACTAAAGAGGCAGTTTGTGTTATAAAGAAGATGATATTCATTCATGAACGTATGGTTTCATAACGGCCTCACTCACCTGCGTCAGAGCGGAGCACTCCACGTATTTGACAGCCTTCAGATCACGGGCCAGTTTCTCAGCTGTCTCTGGAGTGATGGGTTTCTGTTTGTTCTTGGCAAGCTTCTCGATGGTAGAAGGATCATCTCTCAGATCAATTTGTGTCCCCACCAGCAGGAAGGGGGTCTTTGGACAGTGGTGGGTGATCTCAGGTACCCACTGTAGAACAAAAGGTCAAAGGATCagaccattttcttttttttttttttttttcaatcaacttGTGTAACTGTTCTATAAATGACCAGACTTAATACTAATATACTCTGGTATACGGTTTcataaaacgaaaaaaaaaattgacttctCAAAACGAGTCTCTGACATTGTGTTTTGTGCCATTGCTTTGGCAAAGCATGTCAAACggataaaaaaatctaatgcttTGATATGGCTTAGTGCCCTAATCAAATTGTAAATGCCACGATTTAGTTGAATAAGAATACAGTCTGTTGTGCAGCATGTTTCAAAGTGAAGCACACACATCTGGAAATGCAACAGACAACCGTTACGCATAGTTTTCACATTCACATAATTTCCAACATATTAACGGGACAGGTGATTACACAATTACACCAGTTTTGTAATGAGAAGCATTAGTAAACTTTTCACCAAAATAACAGGTAAAGGGTTTAACTCTTGTGAAGCAATTTCCCTAAAAGTAATACTTACAATAaagcatttcatttacatttaatttagagTGAAACTGCATTACAATAccaatactattataatattagtcaataattaaaaagtacattttttacCAACAAATACATCGTCCTGGCAGGTTCAAATAATTCAAGCTCACCTTTTCTTTGACATTTTCAAATGAAGAAGGTGAAACAACTGAGAAACAGACTAAGAAGACATCTGTCTGAGGGTAGCTCAGGGGTCGTAATCTATCATAATCTTCCTGACCTGCAAAGAGACGGAAATGAAAGAATACATTTAAACCAAGAATGCATTTGCAATCCTAAGTAGCCAATGGACGTCAATCAGTCATGTGGCCCATGGTGCATTTGAACATGCAGAGCAAAAAACTCTGATCCCACAATCCTCCAGTAAAAGCAGTTTCAAGCTCAACCACCCTCCACAGGAATGTGTGGAATTCTCCAAAGCTCCTGAGGTCTAATTTCTATAACAATGATCATCATGAATGTTTTTCCCCATCAGCCCATGAGCTCCACCCTTCCTATTCCTACTGTCATATAGTTTTATTAAAGCTTaaagggtgggtgaaatgctatttcatgcatactgagttttttacactgttaaagagttggagtcccatgctaaacatggacaaagtttcaaaaattaagttgtacgtttgaaggagtatttttgttcccaaaatactccttccggtttgtcacaagtttcggaaagtttttttcgagtatggctctgtgtgacgttagatggagcgggatttcattatatgggtcctaaggcacttctgccggaagagcgcacgctcccgtatagcagagcactgagagcacaacaggcattcattcactgatcagagcgagagcgtcgcgaaaagtcacaaaaggagtgtgtttttggttgcagggcaagacaaccctgcacagattaccaaaaaaacaaaacagcattaagggaccagtggatggagtttatttttacagagcatcaacggagttgtgcaagtgtttttgtttgttccctgcatttcgaagatgcttgttttacaaacaaggcccagtttgacaccggatttgcatatcgttcatttcttaaggatgatgcaaatcccaacgaaaaagggtcacgatcgtgtgttagaaccgcaggcggtgagtaaaactgcttcaaatatctctgcctccttgttagtgcgtccgccggttgtgtttttctgggaaaaatcggtagactatctttctcttatgaatataataaaactaaatactttttggagttatgaaggatgcagtactactctataggtactcaagaaaacgagcatttcaccccccctttaatgatgaTGCATGTTAATTAATAAGCTATAAATGAAACTGAAGAGGCTGAACCAAGTCATTTGCACTGTACCTGCAGTGTCAAACAGCCCAAGGGTGTACGGCTCACCACCAATCATAACCGTAACTGCATAGTTATCAAAGACCTGTAAGAAAAGCAAAGAAAGTGTTCTTAGTACAGTCAggaaacttttttgtttgttttcatacaATAAAATGATGAAAGACACTTAAATCCAGCTGAATAAAATCATAAGCATGACAGGTCATGACTTCAATAATACAATGGAAAAGGAAAATGATACTCACCGTTGGTACATATTCGGAGGGGAATTTATTAGTTGTATAGGAGATTAATAGACAGGTTTTACCCACTGCACCATCACCAACAACGACGCACTTGATCGTCTGCATAGCTGTGCTTTTACAAATCCACTGTTTTCATTCAAGATCTGCaatgaaagacaaaaacattcaCATGAGACACTTTATTCAGTTAATAGCTGACTGGCCACTAGCGTGTCAGTCTCAAATTTAGAAGGTGTGAAGAGAGACACTAAAGCACGTGTATTACACAAAATCTCTATGGCCACTACTATCACGTGTGCAGAGTAAAATACAGATAGGACAACAGAAACAACCAAAATATTTGTATCAGATTTATTACGTTATTGTAATCTATAATTTACATAGAGAGGGAGAGCAGAAAGAGTAAATTAGATCATTAATGACAACAATATTCAGAGCAGGGAAAGCATTTAGCAGGGCTGAAGTCTCCCTTTACTGTATGATCTGAACTAAACATACGATTTAAATCAGTGTTTCCTGCACTACAAAACAAATATAGCCTACAGCACCAACAGTGTTGACAGATTCACAATCAAATGGCTTTGAAAGAGTTACTGGTTACTAAACCAACACCGGAACAGACTCACTTAGTGTTGTACTGTGAAGCTAAATATTCAAAAACTGAACGGCTCTTAATTAAAAATACTTGGTCTTGAATACCAAAACAGACTGAGAGACCTAATCTCTGTTAGTGAAATTCTCATGCTGCTTTTTCAGTGTTAGAAACTAAATGTGTTAACATAAACACCCACATTACAAACTGTAAGAAGCCTAGCTGCGATCAACACAAAGTGTGTGAAATTAGTCAGTCCCCATTAACTGCTGCAGAAGTGAGAATAAGCCATATTCCAATCAAATTCACATCCTTCAATGTCCTTTAATTATTCTGGCACGCGATTATCTCATATGCATCCAAGAAATGCTATGTGCAATGACTGAGAAATGGTTTCACTTATATACATTATGGTTTTTCTATAACCCACCTACCCTGAGCTGATAGAAACAACGGAAGCCTGAAGCTTGTGGTATGCATTTTGCATAAATCTGACTATACTGAAGATCGCACacatttaaaacagtgttttgtcTTCTATTGGGTACTGATTGCAGACTAAGTGCATCAACTGCAAGATCATTCTCCACTCAGACAACTAAAACCAAAACAACTAACGAATCCTTACACTGTGTTTACACTGGATGTGAATGGCACGGCGCGACAAAATACTATAGGACCACTGATATATAATAGAGGTTcatttatagatcaataaaattcaATAGAGCTCAGTATAATCAATGTTGTTGTCTATAATGCCCCAAAAGTATCCCCCAAAAGTAAACTGCTGCCGTGTTCTATTGATGATGTgctgacacaaatttcaaatgattttcaacggTGGCATTGTCGAATCCAGTGTAGACAGTATTTTGCTGATGGACCGCGATGCTACACGAAAACTGCTGCGTCCAGTGTAGACACTGTGTAAGAAAAGATGACTGAGAACGATGCCGAATGATTTCAGTACCACTGACAAACatataatcttgtaaaatgtgtagCTCTGTAGTATACACCGAGTACGAGTGATAGCGAATctcgaaagtgaaagtaaaaggtGATCGTGTATTCAAAAAAGGGAGGTACAAACTTTACATAATGTGATTAAATACTAATGCAAAACTAAGGACAACCTAAATCCAAACTCAAGTTCTCAACTATTCATATTCTCATTACTCTGGCATGTTAGTGTGAAACTTTGACCATGTTCTAAGAATCTCAAATGTTTCATAGAATAATGAactataaaataactaaaatatcaCACATGCACAATCTACAAATTGTGCACCAACCAGTAGtggattaacaaaaaaaaaaaaaaaaaaaaaaaaaaaaaaaaattatatatatatatatatatatatatatatatatatatatatatatatatatatatatatatatatatatatatatatatatatatatatatatatatatatatatatatatatatatatatatatatatatataaatgccctTCTGttattctttgtatttattttatgcaaaggTCATACAGTGGAAATTAGGAAATGCAATGTGATGAATGTGCCACAAATGGCATCTTTGCTAAAATTTTAGAATATAAAATGTGGCAATAAAATCTGTATTGTGTAAATGGTACTTATATAACCatgtaaacaaaattattaaatcgTATACATCAAATTGACAAATTGGACTCTAAAACAAAGATAAAATTGTTCAAAAGTCAGTTATACAAGCTAGTACGATGCAGTCTGGAATTACGTTAATGAAAATATTAGATGCACACTATAAGGAGTTTTTGAATGATAAAATTACATCACAACAAAtagcaaacaaaaatgaaataaaagcaagCACAAACATTTCAACCCctatgtaaatgtaatttctgaTATAGTTcacatttaaaacattcaaattccCCCCTCAGTTCTGATTGAGGGTCACTGCGGCTTTAAACTAAAGCATAACATCTCCAGTTTCTGCAAATCGTACAGCGGGTCACTATGCTAAACCACCATCCACACTGCACAGACCCCAAGCATGTGTAGAGGACACACGGGGGCAGAAAAGAATAGTAGAGCAGCAGCA encodes the following:
- the LOC127968242 gene encoding cell division control protein 42 homolog isoform X2; the encoded protein is MQTIKCVVVGDGAVGKTCLLISYTTNKFPSEYVPTVFDNYAVTVMIGGEPYTLGLFDTAGQEDYDRLRPLSYPQTDVFLVCFSVVSPSSFENVKEKWVPEITHHCPKTPFLLVGTQIDLRDDPSTIEKLAKNKQKPITPETAEKLARDLKAVKYVECSALTQRGLKNVFDEAILAALEPPETQRKRKCCIF
- the LOC127968242 gene encoding cell division control protein 42 homolog isoform X1; amino-acid sequence: MQTIKCVVVGDGAVGKTCLLISYTTNKFPSEYVPTVFDNYAVTVMIGGEPYTLGLFDTAGQEDYDRLRPLSYPQTDVFLVCFSVVSPSSFENVKEKWVPEITHHCPKTPFLLVGTQIDLRDDPSTIEKLAKNKQKPITPETAEKLARDLKAVKYVECSALTQKGLKNVFDEAILAALEPPEPKKKPKCVLL